From the Desulfovibrio sp. JY genome, one window contains:
- a CDS encoding fumarate hydratase, translating into MKTIKASDITEAVAKMCVTANHELPADVQAAFEACHAAEEAPAAKEIFRQLLENSELSRTTNLPLCQDTGLGVFFVEVGEDVKVEGGGLRAAINDGMVKGYKDGYLRKSSCDPFSRKNTGDNAPAIIHFDIVPGDALKICMMAKGGGSENMSRVTMLAPAQGWKGIKEFVVNRVAEAGPNPCPPTIVGVGIGGNFELAAINSKKALMRALDDRHPDPEIAKLEDELLEAINNLGIGPMGLGGKTTSLGVKIKVAPCHLASLPLAVNIQCHSARHKEVVF; encoded by the coding sequence ATGAAGACGATCAAGGCATCCGACATCACCGAAGCCGTGGCCAAGATGTGCGTCACGGCCAACCACGAACTTCCCGCCGACGTCCAGGCCGCGTTCGAGGCTTGCCACGCCGCCGAGGAAGCTCCGGCGGCCAAGGAGATCTTCCGGCAACTGCTCGAAAACTCCGAGCTGTCCCGCACCACCAACCTGCCCCTGTGCCAGGACACCGGGCTCGGCGTCTTTTTCGTCGAGGTCGGCGAGGACGTCAAAGTCGAGGGCGGCGGCCTGCGCGCGGCCATAAACGACGGCATGGTCAAGGGCTACAAGGACGGCTACCTGCGCAAGTCCTCCTGCGATCCCTTCAGCCGCAAGAATACCGGCGACAACGCCCCGGCCATCATCCACTTCGACATCGTGCCGGGTGATGCGCTCAAAATCTGCATGATGGCCAAGGGCGGCGGTTCGGAGAACATGTCGCGGGTCACTATGCTGGCTCCGGCCCAGGGCTGGAAGGGCATCAAGGAATTCGTGGTCAATCGCGTGGCCGAGGCCGGCCCCAACCCCTGCCCCCCGACCATCGTCGGCGTCGGCATCGGCGGCAACTTCGAACTGGCGGCCATCAACTCCAAAAAGGCGCTGATGCGCGCCCTGGACGACCGCCATCCCGATCCCGAAATAGCCAAGCTCGAGGATGAACTGCTCGAAGCGATAAACAACCTCGGCATCGGCCCCATGGGCCTCGGCGGCAAAACCACGAGCCTTGGCGTCAAGATCAAAGTCGCGCCGTGCCACCTGGCAAGCCTGCCCCTTGCCGTCAACATCCAGTGTCACAGCGCCCGCCACAAGGAGGTCGTTTTCTAA
- a CDS encoding Fe-S-containing hydro-lyase — protein MAEHHLTTPLSDADVEKLQTGDVVFISGHIYTARDAAHKRLVETLDAGEPLPFDLKGALIYYVGPSPAPPGRPIGAAGPTTSYRMDSFAPRLHSLGLKGSIGKGKRNDAVKEALRQYKAVYLGATGGAGALLSQRITDAKVIAYEDLGPEAIRELTVKDFPLLVINDCHGGELYVKPNLG, from the coding sequence ATGGCCGAACACCATCTGACCACGCCGCTTTCCGACGCCGACGTGGAGAAGCTCCAAACAGGCGATGTGGTCTTTATAAGCGGCCACATCTACACCGCGCGCGACGCCGCCCACAAGCGCCTCGTCGAAACACTTGACGCCGGAGAGCCGCTCCCCTTTGACCTGAAAGGCGCGCTCATCTACTATGTCGGTCCCTCCCCCGCGCCTCCGGGTCGTCCCATCGGCGCGGCCGGACCCACCACCAGCTACCGCATGGATTCCTTTGCCCCCAGGCTCCATTCCCTGGGGCTCAAGGGCTCCATCGGCAAGGGCAAGCGCAACGACGCCGTCAAGGAGGCGTTGCGCCAATACAAGGCGGTGTATCTGGGAGCCACCGGCGGCGCCGGCGCGCTATTGTCGCAGCGCATTACCGACGCCAAGGTCATCGCCTACGAGGACCTCGGTCCGGAGGCCATACGGGAGTTGACGGTCAAGGACTTCCCGCTGTTGGTCATAAACGATTGCCATGGCGGGGAGCTGTACGTGAAGCCGAACCTCGGCTAA
- a CDS encoding sulfide/dihydroorotate dehydrogenase-like FAD/NAD-binding protein, protein MPTRILRKRKLIPGQTSELVLEAPHIAAKARPGNFVILRVWEDGERIPLTIADADPDAGTITLVYLIMGKTTAHLDTLDAGDFLLDVCGPLGKPTEIHKLDGPVICVGGGTGIAAMHHIAKGHHMAGNHVVTIIGARCEDLLLFRDELCSFCPEVLISTNDGSCGRQGFVTDLLVERLTEDKTVAEVVAIGPVPMMRAVAEATRPFGVKTTVSLNSIMVDGIGMCGACRVSVGGETKFACVDGPEFDGHKVDFDGLAARLTSFKEQERISYEEFRKSHECHCSK, encoded by the coding sequence ATGCCAACCCGAATTCTGCGCAAACGCAAGCTGATCCCGGGGCAGACCAGCGAGCTGGTCCTCGAAGCCCCACATATCGCGGCCAAGGCCAGACCCGGGAACTTCGTGATCCTGCGGGTCTGGGAGGATGGCGAGCGTATTCCGCTCACCATCGCCGACGCCGATCCCGACGCCGGGACCATCACCCTGGTCTACCTCATCATGGGCAAGACCACGGCCCATCTCGACACCCTGGACGCCGGGGATTTCCTCCTCGACGTCTGTGGACCGCTCGGCAAGCCGACCGAGATCCACAAGCTCGACGGGCCGGTCATCTGCGTCGGCGGCGGCACCGGGATCGCCGCCATGCACCACATCGCCAAGGGCCATCACATGGCCGGCAACCATGTGGTCACCATCATCGGCGCGCGTTGCGAAGACTTGCTGCTCTTTCGGGACGAGCTGTGCTCCTTTTGCCCCGAGGTTTTAATCAGCACCAACGACGGCAGCTGCGGCCGGCAGGGGTTCGTCACGGACCTGCTGGTCGAGCGCCTTACCGAGGACAAGACCGTGGCCGAAGTGGTGGCCATCGGCCCCGTGCCCATGATGCGGGCCGTGGCCGAGGCCACCCGCCCATTCGGGGTCAAGACCACGGTCAGCCTCAACTCGATCATGGTCGACGGCATCGGCATGTGCGGCGCGTGCCGGGTCAGCGTCGGCGGCGAGACCAAGTTCGCCTGCGTCGACGGCCCGGAATTCGACGGCCACAAGGTGGATTTCGACGGGCTCGCCGCCCGTCTGACGTCCTTCAAGGAACAAGAACGCATTTCTTACGAGGAGTTCAGGAAAAGCCATGAATGCCACTGCTCCAAGTAA
- the gltA gene encoding NADPH-dependent glutamate synthase, which produces MNATAPSKKAKAPRTAMPEQDPKVRARNFEEVALGYTAEMAAAEAARCLQCKKPACRKGCPVEIDIPAFIKQVVAGDLDAAYGVIRETNSLPAVCGRVCPQETQCEGSCILGKKGEPVAIGRLERFVADSFLAKSACETVTGTPACSMARDDLKVACIGSGPSSLTCAGYLAARGIPVTVFEALHEVGGVLVYGIPEFRLPKGVVRQEVQAMKALGVEFRPNWVGGKTITVPELLESGYDAVFIGVGAGLPRFLGIPGENLIGVFSANEYLTRVNLGRAYKFPATDTPTFPGKHVVVFGGGNVAMDSARTAMRLGAEKVSLAYRRTEHEMPCRREELHHAKEEGLEILCLNAPLEFIGDDKGRLTAIAMQKMMLGEPDDSGRCAPVACQGDTCTLAADMAIVAVGTGANPLISQTTPGLSTYRRGYITADPETGETSIRNVFAGGDIVTGAATVISAMGAGRRAAKAIAERLLGAAAADPPQARAADDSADA; this is translated from the coding sequence ATGAATGCCACTGCTCCAAGTAAGAAGGCCAAGGCCCCCCGCACCGCCATGCCCGAGCAGGACCCCAAGGTCCGGGCCCGCAACTTCGAGGAAGTCGCCCTCGGCTACACGGCCGAAATGGCCGCCGCCGAGGCCGCGCGTTGCCTGCAATGTAAAAAACCGGCCTGCCGCAAGGGCTGTCCGGTGGAAATCGACATCCCGGCGTTCATCAAACAGGTCGTGGCCGGCGACCTTGACGCCGCTTACGGCGTCATCCGCGAAACCAACTCCCTGCCGGCCGTGTGCGGCCGTGTCTGCCCCCAGGAAACCCAGTGCGAAGGTTCGTGCATCCTGGGCAAAAAGGGCGAACCCGTGGCCATCGGCCGCCTCGAGCGGTTCGTGGCCGATTCGTTCCTGGCCAAGTCGGCCTGCGAAACGGTGACCGGCACCCCGGCCTGCTCCATGGCCCGCGACGATCTCAAGGTCGCCTGCATCGGGTCGGGGCCCTCGAGCCTCACCTGCGCCGGCTATCTGGCCGCCCGGGGCATCCCGGTCACGGTCTTCGAGGCCCTGCACGAGGTCGGCGGCGTGCTCGTCTACGGCATCCCGGAATTTCGGCTGCCAAAGGGCGTGGTGCGCCAGGAAGTCCAGGCCATGAAGGCGCTCGGGGTCGAGTTTCGCCCCAACTGGGTCGGCGGCAAGACCATCACCGTGCCCGAGTTGCTCGAATCCGGCTACGACGCCGTCTTCATCGGCGTCGGCGCGGGACTGCCGCGCTTTCTCGGCATCCCGGGCGAAAACCTGATCGGCGTGTTCTCGGCCAACGAGTACCTGACCCGCGTCAACCTCGGCCGGGCCTACAAGTTCCCGGCCACGGACACCCCGACCTTCCCCGGCAAGCACGTCGTGGTCTTCGGCGGCGGCAACGTGGCCATGGACTCGGCCCGCACGGCCATGCGCCTGGGGGCCGAAAAGGTGTCGCTGGCCTACCGCCGCACCGAGCACGAAATGCCCTGCCGGCGCGAGGAACTCCACCACGCCAAGGAAGAAGGGCTGGAAATCCTGTGCCTCAACGCCCCGCTGGAATTCATCGGGGACGACAAGGGACGGCTGACGGCCATCGCCATGCAGAAGATGATGCTCGGCGAGCCCGACGATTCGGGCCGTTGCGCGCCGGTCGCCTGCCAGGGCGACACCTGCACGCTGGCGGCCGACATGGCCATCGTGGCCGTCGGCACCGGAGCCAACCCGCTGATCAGTCAGACCACGCCGGGTCTTTCCACGTACCGCCGGGGCTACATCACGGCGGACCCGGAAACCGGCGAAACCTCCATACGCAACGTCTTCGCCGGCGGCGACATCGTCACCGGCGCGGCCACGGTCATTTCGGCCATGGGCGCCGGCCGCCGGGCGGCCAAAGCCATTGCCGAACGCCTGCTCGGGGCGGCCGCGGCCGATCCGCCACAGGCCCG